A segment of the Rickettsia bellii RML369-C genome:
TTACTAAAGACTCACGCAGTGAATCATCTACAGCAAAAATCCCAGGAATTTCAGAATTTTTATCTCTAAATTGTAGATAGGTGAATTCGCCATCGTCAAAAATTTTAATAGGAGCTATTTCTTCACTACCGCTAATATAATAGTTGAAGTTATATTTTTCTGGATGATTAAGATCAGGGGTTGCTGAAGAGGCAATATAAGTTTGCATGTGACCACCAGCATTATCATTTTCATCATCAGGATAGAGGAACTTGACGTTAAAAACCATTTCTGGATCACGCATATCAAGAGTCTCAGCAGCGTATAGTTCAAAGAAATATGTTCGTTTATTAGTAATTAAGGTCATATTAGTGGTAGCGTCCTGCTCCATAGGTTTAATAAAAATCCTATGACCTGCAGGTACTATTTGCCATGAGGTAGTATCACCCATAGAGATACTCACTATTTCTTCATCTCTTGCAAGTTCTATACTTGCTTGATAGCCGTAATATCCTGTAAATTTAAAAACATCATCAGGGTTATAAACCATAACTCTTAAACGAGAATCTTGCCCCAAAGGTCTTGACTCTCTAATAGCAAATATATTTAATGTAAAAAATATTATTGTAAAAAATATTATTAATTGCTTCATATTATTTCTGGTTTTTATCTTTTAATAATTTTAGCTTATAACTGGTAACAGTAAAGTTAAATGAAGCATTAGGCGGAAGATTTGCACTGATAGAATCCATTATATAACCTATTTTTGCTTCCCATAACATATTTTCTAAAACTTCCCCTGCACTATTTTTAGCTAATGACTCAAAAGTAACAACTACTTCATTATTATTTATATTCTGAATTGATGTTATACTAATTGAACGCCTATATAATTTTTGATATCGCATAACCGGTGATAGTGGGTTATCAATATTCATAAAATTAGCAAATTGCATATAAACAATACTTGTAGAACTATTTTTAATAAAGACAAATTGTTGTTTTAATAAATCATAATTATATTCTTCTCGCTGTAGCACATAATTTTTGAGCATAATATTAGCAACAGAACCATAAGGATCACGCAATGTAGATTCTTTAGTATTAGTAATAGTAATAGTAGCTTGTTTTTCGGTACTACATTTTATCAAGTAGCTTATTTTTTCGTTTATAGGTAATAATACATCAATATTTATACAAATTATAGCAAGTAATAATGTAAATGTTGCACATGCTAAAAGTAAAAGAGACCTACTACTTAACGGCACTACATATTTAAAGCTGTACCATTTTCTTGCATCACTAAAATATTCGCCGGATTTAACATATTCTTGTACGGCACTAAGTACTGGATCCATAATTATTTAGTAATTGATGTGTATTTTTATTCCCATAACCTTAGCATAATTATTTTAATATAATTATCATTTGTTAATTTAAGATTATTTAAGTTATAAAATAACTTTATATTGTTGCTACAATACCAAAATACTACTTAAATTTTAAAGTTAAAATAAATAATTTATAAGTTTAAATTATACAATAATAATTATTGATGGTAATAATATTGTATCAATATTATTGTTATATAACACTGTTTACAATCTTTTTAATATTTTTTTATACTTAAAATAAATTTTTGTAAAAAATGCTTGTGAACAATTATATACTAAGCTAATTTAAACAAGTAATAAAATAAACCACTATTATATATTTAAGATGTTAAAATTATTCAAGTTTGGGGTATTATTAATTATGCTTTCACAATTATTATCATGTACACCCTCAGCACCTTACGAAATTAAAAGCCCGTGTGTTGCAGCTGAAATTAATGATGAAGCAGAGTTAAATATGAATCCTTGTGTAAGAAGACCGGTTAATTCTATAATAGATATAGCATAAATATATCAATGACACTTATTTCGCTAGTAACCGTTTAATATAACAATAGAAGTATGTTAGATAATATATTCGGCTTCTTTAAATCAAGTGATAAAGCACAAAATGATGCAAAGAGCGAGCAAAACCAAGCAAATCCGCTAAAGATAACTCAAAATTGGTATGAAGAACGTGCTGATAAGCTGATTGTTCAACGTAACTTATTAATAATATTACTGATAATATTATTAATTTTTATGATAATATCTACTTTAGTAATAGCTTTTGTGGTAAAATCTAAACAATTTGATCCTTTTGTCATTCAACTTGATGACACTACCGGTCGTGCATCAGTAGTAGAGCCTATTTCATCACCAGTGCTTACTGCAGATGAGTCTCTTACAAGATATTTTATAAAAAAATATATAAATGCAAGAGAAACATATAATTTTGTTGATTTCACTACCTTGGCACGCACTACTATAAGATTACTTTCAACAAGTAATCTTTTTTATGGTTATCTTGGGTATATAAGAGATAAAAACAACGATCCAAGTTTAAAGTATCAGGAAAATAATACGACTTATTTAGTAGTAAAGTCATGGTCAAAAATTGCCTCAGACAAATATATAGTTAGATTTTCCGTAAATGAAGCAACAGGAAATCAAACAGTTTATAATAAAATAGCAGTAGTAAGTTATGCTTACGTACCAATGCAATTAACAGATTCAGAACTTGATATAAATCCTGTAGGATTTCAAGTTAACGGATATAGGGTAGACGATGATAATAGTTAGATTTTGTTTTTTAATTTTTATATACTTAAGTGGCTTAATAGCTAATGCTGACTGTCCACTTTTAGAAAATGATCCATGTAGTAATATCAGTAATAATTATTTGGATGATTTATCTATAACTAGAGATAATAGGATACAAACATATATATATAATCCTAATGAAGTTTATTTATTAACATTGCATTTCGGCTTTCAAGCACATATAGAATTTGCTAAAAATGAAGAAGTTCAAAATATCATCCTTGGAGACGCCTATGCATGGAAACTAACTCCTATTGGTAATCGTTTATTTATAAAACCTCTTGAAAAATATATTCGTACTAACATGACTATCATAACTAACAAAAGAACATATGAATTTGATATTTCTTCTGTTGAGTTGATGGAAGGGCATGAGAAAGAGTTAGTATATGTAATTAAATTTGACTATTCTAAGAATAGAACAAGCAATAATTACATGGCAAGGTACTAGTGTCATCCCGTGGCTTGACCACGGGATCTCAGGAACATAGCTTGTGACAAAAGATCCCGCAATCAAGTCGCAGGATGACAATAAATAACTATAATATAATTTAAATATGGCCGAAGAGCAAAACAATAACAGTTCTTTATCAGGAGCAGATACACCTGAAGTTCAAAAAGAATTATCAAAAGTTTCAGTGAGTTTTAATAAAAGTATCGCTATCGTAGTTGTAATTTGCGGTATTCTTATATATATTTTTTATTCTCTTTTCTTTGCTCCTAAAAAGGAAGAAATTCAAAATACTAATATACCTAGCAATATTGTTAAACCTGTTGAAGATAATTCAGATAACGTACCTGAAATACCTAAATTACCGGATCCACCAAAACTTGAGACACCGACAGCTCCACCTCCTCCACCTACAGTGGAAGTACCACCAGTTTTACCTCCAACTACCCCAGTAGAAACGGATAAGTCAAAAACACTTCCAGCTCCACCTATTTTGTTACCTTCAACAAACGAACCTTTAGTTGAAAGTGACGAAGAAAAGAAGCGTAAACAAGCAAAAAGAACATCATCTATTGTGCTAGTTAGCGGCGTAGAACCTAAGAAGACAGCTGAACAAGTTGCTGCGGATGCAGTATTTAAAGATCGTGGTGACATGTCTTTAATCTTAGGGCGTGGTAAATTAATTGAGGCAGTACTTGAAACAGCCATAAATAGCGATCTTGGTGGCGAAATAAGAGCTATTATTAGTAGAGATGTATATTCTGAGAAAGATAAGATAATATTAATACCAAAAGGATCGAAAGTATTTGGTAAATATGCAACTTCAACTTCAGCAGATAGCTATGGCAGAGTTTCTGTAATATGGGATAGAATAGACTTAACTAATGGCTATACTATAGCATTTGATTCACCTGCAGTTGATAATTTAGGAAGACCAGGGGTACAAGGAAGAGTAGATAATAAATATAAGGAACAGTTTGCTAATTCAGTATTACAATCTGCTTTCAATATAGGAATTGCTAAAGTTCTTGATAAATTAGTACCTCCGCCTATAAACTCACAAGCTGCTGCTACTAATAGTGCTATTGCTACTCAGTTATTAAATACTGCTCAAACAATTTCCCAAAATACTAGTTTGGATCCAAATACAAGAATAGTTACAATTTGTACAAATGTTTTAGCTGCTATTACTGATAAAACATCTACTGCCTATACTACAATGACACAAGCCTGTACAACTGCCCAAGATGCTTCTTCGGCAAATACACCTGAACAGAGACTAGCTACATTAGTACAAGCGGTTAATACAGCTGCTTCAAGCTTGCTTACTAGTACTTCTATAGCATCGAATCCAACTCAGGCACAGCAAGCTTCTACGCAAGCTTTTACAGATATTACTAATACTGTACAAAATATGATAACTCAGCAGCAATTTAAACCTACTACAACGATTAATCAAGGTACTCCGATTAAGATATACGTTAATAAGGATTATAAATTCCCTGCTACCGTATTAACAAAATCAAAGGTAGTAAAATGAGTGATGCATTTGCTGCCTTAGAGACCTTTTTATTACCGTTTAAAGAATTATTTGCTGAAGATGGTATTAACGAGATTATGGTTAATAAACCTGGAGAGGCATGGGTTGAGAAAAAAGGTGATATATATTCTAAACAATTACCAGAGCTTGACGCAGAACATTTACTTTCGCTTGGACGTTTAGTTGCTCAATCTACTGAACAAATGATTTCAGAAGAAAAGCCTTTACTTTCAGCCACCCTTCCAAATGGTTATCGTATTCAAATAGTATTTCCACCTGCTTGTGAAATAGGACAAATCATTTATTCTATAAGAAAGCCGAGCGGTATGAATCTAACTCTAGATGAATATGCTAAAATGGGAGCTTTTGATGAAACTGCAACAGAAAGTTTAGTAGATCAAGATGAAATAATTCTAAACGGATATTTAGCTGAAAAGAAGATAAAAGAATTCATCAAACATGCAGTTATTTCAAAGAAAAATATTATAATTAGCGGCGGTACTTCAACAGGTAAAACTACTTTCACTAATGCAGCACTTACTGAAATACCTCAATTGGAAAGATTAATTACAGTAGAAGATGCTCGTGAGGTTGTATTATCTAGTCACCCTAATAGAGTTCATTTGCTTGCTTCTAAAGGCGGGCAAGGACGAGCAAACATTACTACTCAAGATCTAATAGAAGCGTGTTTGCGTTTAAGACCTGATAGAATTATAGTTGGTGAGCTTCGAGGTAAAGAAGCTTTTAGTTTCTTGCGAGCTATTAATACTGGTCACCCAGGTTCTATATCTACACTCCACGCTGATAGTCCTGCTATGGCAATTGAACAACTAAAATTGATGGTTATGCAAGCTGATCTTGGTATGCCACCTGAAGAAGTAAAAAAATATATTTTAACAGTTGTAGATATTGTAGTACAATTAAAACGTGGCAGTGGCGGTAAAAGATATGTATCGGAAGTATATTATAAAAAGAATAAAAACGCCGAAGGAATGGTGTAGTGAGAGCGTCATTGCGAGGATATGCATAGCAGAGGCGGAGGCAATCTCATAAAACAGTACAATACTCCTGAGATTGCCACGCTCCTTTTAGTCGCTCGCAATGACATAAAAAATAAAATCAAGGATTACTAAATGGAATGGCATAACATACTCAAAGTCACTAGAAATATATTCGGTCATGCTATAATTCATCCGGTTGTTATTTTTAGTACCTTATGGATAAGTGGTGCATTTGTTGCAATCTTTACCAATGAAATTGGGACTCTTGGAGTAGATGTAACTGCTATAAATATTGCTTACAAATGGTCTTATTGGCTTGTTAGCGTTTGGGGACAATTAAAAATCTCTGATTATAACTATTTAAAATTAAAGCTACTTGCTTCACTTCTTGGTCCTGCTCTTGTCGTTATAATATTTTACATTAAAAACTTTGAGAGAATCAAATCGCTACAATTTTTTGAGCAACCTGAAAAAGTCTATGGTGATGCTAGGTGGGCAAGTCCTGCAGATGTTGAATCGGCTGGTCTTAGAGCTAAAAAAGGTATGCTAATCGGGGTTGATAGTGGTGGTTATTTTGTTGCTGATGGATTCCAGCACGCCTTATTATTTGCTCCTACCGGTTCTGGTAAAGGTGTGGGTTTTGTTATACCTAACCTATTATTTTGGTCTGATTCCGTAGTCGTTCATGATATAAAACTTGAAAACCATGGCTTAACGAGCGGTTGGCGTGAAAAACAAGGTCAGAAAGTCTTTGTATGGGAGCCATCTAACCCAGATGGTATTACTCACTGCTATAATCCGATTGACTGGGTTAGTACTAAGCCTGGGCAAATGGTTGATGACGTACAAAAAATTTCAAACCTTATCATGCCTGAAAAGGATTTCTGGAATAACGAAGCACGAAGCTTATTCTTGGGCGTAACTTTATATTTAATAGCTGATCCTGTTAAAACCAAATCCTTTGGTGAAGTGGTGCGTACCATGAGAAGTGACGATGTAGTATATAATCTGGCGGTCGTGCTTGATACTTTAGGCGGAATAATCCACCCTGTTGCATATATGAATATTGCAGCTTTCCTACAAAAAGCCGATAAAGAGCGTTCAGGTGTTATATCAACCATGAACTCATCACTTGAGTTATGGGCAAACCCATTAATTGACTCTGCTACTGCTTCTTCCGATTTTAATGTACAAGAATTCAAGAAAATAAAAACAACTGTATATGTAGGTCTTACTCCTGATAATATACAACGTTTGCAGAAATTAATGCAGGTATTTTATCAGCAAGCTACAGAGTTTTTAAGCCGAAAAATGCCTGATTTAAAAGAAGAACCTTACGGCGTGATGTTCTTACTTGATGAGTTCCCAACACTTGGTAAGATGGATACGTTCAAAGCAGGTATTGCTTATTTCAGGGGGTATAGAGTTCGTTTATTCTTAATTATTCAAGATACCCAGCAGCTAAAAGGAACATATGAAGATGCGGGTATGAACTCTTTCTTATCTAACTCAACATATCGTATTACCTTTGCTGCTAATAACTATGAAACTGCAAATTTAATATCACAATTAG
Coding sequences within it:
- the virB11 gene encoding P-type DNA transfer ATPase VirB11; the protein is MSDAFAALETFLLPFKELFAEDGINEIMVNKPGEAWVEKKGDIYSKQLPELDAEHLLSLGRLVAQSTEQMISEEKPLLSATLPNGYRIQIVFPPACEIGQIIYSIRKPSGMNLTLDEYAKMGAFDETATESLVDQDEIILNGYLAEKKIKEFIKHAVISKKNIIISGGTSTGKTTFTNAALTEIPQLERLITVEDAREVVLSSHPNRVHLLASKGGQGRANITTQDLIEACLRLRPDRIIVGELRGKEAFSFLRAINTGHPGSISTLHADSPAMAIEQLKLMVMQADLGMPPEEVKKYILTVVDIVVQLKRGSGGKRYVSEVYYKKNKNAEGMV
- a CDS encoding virB8 family protein, whose translation is MLDNIFGFFKSSDKAQNDAKSEQNQANPLKITQNWYEERADKLIVQRNLLIILLIILLIFMIISTLVIAFVVKSKQFDPFVIQLDDTTGRASVVEPISSPVLTADESLTRYFIKKYINARETYNFVDFTTLARTTIRLLSTSNLFYGYLGYIRDKNNDPSLKYQENNTTYLVVKSWSKIASDKYIVRFSVNEATGNQTVYNKIAVVSYAYVPMQLTDSELDINPVGFQVNGYRVDDDNS
- a CDS encoding type IV secretory system conjugative DNA transfer family protein, which translates into the protein MEWHNILKVTRNIFGHAIIHPVVIFSTLWISGAFVAIFTNEIGTLGVDVTAINIAYKWSYWLVSVWGQLKISDYNYLKLKLLASLLGPALVVIIFYIKNFERIKSLQFFEQPEKVYGDARWASPADVESAGLRAKKGMLIGVDSGGYFVADGFQHALLFAPTGSGKGVGFVIPNLLFWSDSVVVHDIKLENHGLTSGWREKQGQKVFVWEPSNPDGITHCYNPIDWVSTKPGQMVDDVQKISNLIMPEKDFWNNEARSLFLGVTLYLIADPVKTKSFGEVVRTMRSDDVVYNLAVVLDTLGGIIHPVAYMNIAAFLQKADKERSGVISTMNSSLELWANPLIDSATASSDFNVQEFKKIKTTVYVGLTPDNIQRLQKLMQVFYQQATEFLSRKMPDLKEEPYGVMFLLDEFPTLGKMDTFKAGIAYFRGYRVRLFLIIQDTQQLKGTYEDAGMNSFLSNSTYRITFAANNYETANLISQLVGNKTVEQRSFSKPIFFDLNISTRTQNVSQVQRALLLPQEVIQLPRDEQIVLIESFPPIKSRKIKYFEDKFFTSRLLPPTFVPTQVPFDLRANNNETSNETEEAAVAPENSE
- a CDS encoding TrbG/VirB9 family P-type conjugative transfer protein, which translates into the protein MIIVRFCFLIFIYLSGLIANADCPLLENDPCSNISNNYLDDLSITRDNRIQTYIYNPNEVYLLTLHFGFQAHIEFAKNEEVQNIILGDAYAWKLTPIGNRLFIKPLEKYIRTNMTIITNKRTYEFDISSVELMEGHEKELVYVIKFDYSKNRTSNNYMARY
- a CDS encoding DUF2706 domain-containing protein, whose product is MLKLFKFGVLLIMLSQLLSCTPSAPYEIKSPCVAAEINDEAELNMNPCVRRPVNSIIDIA
- the virB9 gene encoding P-type conjugative transfer protein VirB9 is translated as MKQLIIFFTIIFFTLNIFAIRESRPLGQDSRLRVMVYNPDDVFKFTGYYGYQASIELARDEEIVSISMGDTTSWQIVPAGHRIFIKPMEQDATTNMTLITNKRTYFFELYAAETLDMRDPEMVFNVKFLYPDDENDNAGGHMQTYIASSATPDLNHPEKYNFNYYISGSEEIAPIKIFDDGEFTYLQFRDKNSEIPGIFAVDDSLRESLVNYRLAPDNPNLVILEQVFPKLAVRKGKKITCIFNESFRAY
- a CDS encoding VirB8/TrbF family protein yields the protein MDPVLSAVQEYVKSGEYFSDARKWYSFKYVVPLSSRSLLLLACATFTLLLAIICINIDVLLPINEKISYLIKCSTEKQATITITNTKESTLRDPYGSVANIMLKNYVLQREEYNYDLLKQQFVFIKNSSTSIVYMQFANFMNIDNPLSPVMRYQKLYRRSISITSIQNINNNEVVVTFESLAKNSAGEVLENMLWEAKIGYIMDSISANLPPNASFNFTVTSYKLKLLKDKNQK
- a CDS encoding TrbI/VirB10 family protein; its protein translation is MAEEQNNNSSLSGADTPEVQKELSKVSVSFNKSIAIVVVICGILIYIFYSLFFAPKKEEIQNTNIPSNIVKPVEDNSDNVPEIPKLPDPPKLETPTAPPPPPTVEVPPVLPPTTPVETDKSKTLPAPPILLPSTNEPLVESDEEKKRKQAKRTSSIVLVSGVEPKKTAEQVAADAVFKDRGDMSLILGRGKLIEAVLETAINSDLGGEIRAIISRDVYSEKDKIILIPKGSKVFGKYATSTSADSYGRVSVIWDRIDLTNGYTIAFDSPAVDNLGRPGVQGRVDNKYKEQFANSVLQSAFNIGIAKVLDKLVPPPINSQAAATNSAIATQLLNTAQTISQNTSLDPNTRIVTICTNVLAAITDKTSTAYTTMTQACTTAQDASSANTPEQRLATLVQAVNTAASSLLTSTSIASNPTQAQQASTQAFTDITNTVQNMITQQQFKPTTTINQGTPIKIYVNKDYKFPATVLTKSKVVK